TCCTCAGTGAAAAGAGCTGTGCGCATTACGCACTCGGCGCAGGAGCGCACTTTGCAGAGGCACAGGAGGGACTACTGAACTTTCAATTTCGATTTACAGAAGAGGTGAAGTCCGTCTGATAAATAACAGAAGCTCGATTTGAATCAAATTACTTAAATACATTTATACGCAGTAAAAAGGAAATAAGAGTTACATGAAAGCTGTTGGACTCGACTAAACTTTTCAGTTTACGTTTGGCGTCGTCGATACTTCATCAGATCGGTCAAGTGAGGCTCCAGGACAGAACACAACATGTTGGGAGAAACCGGGCCAGAATGGTTGTCAGAGGAGGTTAAAACTGGTGTAAGTGGACTTTTGTGTATTGAAGACATTTGATGAATTGGAATGCGCATGTGCGGATCAAATGTAATAAAACCGATAGTTTTGTTTCCCTGTGTTTGTAGACCACCATCATTGCCATAGAATATAATGGGGGAGTTGTGCTGGGGTCTGATTCCAGAGTATCAGCAGGGTAGGTTTGTCCACTGCATTTATGCTGTCATTGTTGTGGCAGTAGTGACTTTCAGACTTCTCCAACTGTCTTTGTTGTGTCTCATATGATCTGTTCCATCTGTTCCATCAtggtctcctcctcctttcagagCATCAGTGGTGAACAGAGTAATGAACAAACTGTCTCCCCTCCATGACAAGATCTACTGTGCTCTGTCAGGCTCTGCAGCAGATGCTCAGACCATTGCAGAGATTGTCAACTACCAGCTGGATGTTCACAGGTACATGCACATTAACAGTAGACTTAGGGATACATAGTACATACATAGTCTTCCTCTAATAGAGACGATTCCATTTCCAAAATTTTGAATATTATAAATCATCaaacatattgttttttttaacttctttgtTAGAGTTCATGATGTTCTGTCTTCTTGTGTCAGTATTGAGATCGGTGAAGATCCTCAGGTTCGCTCAGCTGCCACCCTGGTGCGGAACATCTCATACAAGTACAAGGAGGAGCTTTCAGCACATCTCATTGTGGCCGGCTGGGACAGGAGAGAAGGAGGGCAGGTCAGTAATCACATGTCTTATCTGCAGTTAGGATGAAGGAGAATCAAGTTTTAAATGATAAAGATCATTAAAATGTTATGATAAAAATAGGCTACTCTACAACTTCTGATAAAGTTCTCTGGATTATAGAGGAGATGTAGGAGGAGGTGTAGTTTTGCAAGATGGTTTAAATATCTTAACCTGACTTTAAGGTTTATGTGGCTACAAAGAACGACATTATCATTACCTGGTTTTCCTTTTTgccttttgacatttcaggtgtTTGCAACCCTAAATGGTCTCCTGACCAGGCAGCCATTTGCTGTTGGTGGTTCTGGAAGTTCATATGTGTATGGGTTTGTTGATGCTGAATATCGTAAAGGCATGAGCAAGGAGGAGTGCCAGCAGTTTGTTGCCAACAGTAAGTTTATTTCTAcacaaaatgcagattttttatGTTATTCATAACTGGATTGTTGAAGCCTTGGATTCTGATGGATCttgtattttaatatttcatgatgtattaattatttttatcattCAAATAGTTAATTTCCTTATATCTCAGCTGTCCTTTTACTTTCTCTTTCAGCCCTGTCTTTGGCGATGAGCCGTGATGGTTCCAGTGGCGGAGTGGCCTACATTGTCACCATAGATGAACAGAGCACAGAGGAGAAAGTCATTCTGGGAAATGATTTACCCACTTTTTTTGATCAGTGATCAGTATACTGTTGTCTTTACTCTGTCAAGTCACTGTTGTGCAGAACACACTCAGCTAGTTCATTCAACTGACAGTAACCAAAACCTTAAGAAGTGTTTAGACACTAAAAACATCAGTTAGAATATTTTAACCAATACTTTCAATAAAAATATCACATTATATTTCATAAAGCTGTCTCAAATGTAAAGTCTATTTGTGTCATTTAAAAGTTGATAAACCTCTGAGATATTAAGACATAGCAGATACCTGTTAATAACATTTCACTCTTCTTAACATGATGATGGGCCGAGCTAACTAAatatccactgtcactgaactacatgatgggaaaaaaataaacagttcAGCTCATTATCGTCAAATCTTTCCATGGCAGATTGATCAATAAAATTCTGATACCCTAAGCTTCTTTGTCATGTTTGACTATGGTTATACAGTTAACAGTTCATCCTCTTTGTTTATCTCCCAAGAAATGTTGAGCATCAATTAATGTCCTGCACTTTTATGCACCAGTTTTGCTTTTTCTGTATCAGTTTGTGGTGGTAATGTCAGTATTTAtgtgaaagaacacacacatactctAATGGAATATACTGCAAAACACTGTTTTCAAATATCTGTTCAGATATCCTAAATACCTACtaaacatttatacatttatgtgtTTTGAGATGTGTCAGG
This DNA window, taken from Sphaeramia orbicularis chromosome 11, fSphaOr1.1, whole genome shotgun sequence, encodes the following:
- the psmb9a gene encoding proteasome subunit beta type-9; protein product: MLGETGPEWLSEEVKTGTTIIAIEYNGGVVLGSDSRVSAGASVVNRVMNKLSPLHDKIYCALSGSAADAQTIAEIVNYQLDVHSIEIGEDPQVRSAATLVRNISYKYKEELSAHLIVAGWDRREGGQVFATLNGLLTRQPFAVGGSGSSYVYGFVDAEYRKGMSKEECQQFVANTLSLAMSRDGSSGGVAYIVTIDEQSTEEKVILGNDLPTFFDQ